The proteins below come from a single Plantactinospora sp. KBS50 genomic window:
- a CDS encoding ABC transporter ATP-binding protein yields MKGEPMSPTDDPAIVLDAVTKSYGAVRAVDDISISIGRGEFFGLLGPNGAGKTTLIEMIEGLRTPDTGTVTVLGMSPAPRNLALLPLIGVQTQRSAFFTRLTAREHLVTVAALYGLPPEAADRTLELVGLTGSGDVRVSNVSGGQRQRLAIASALVHDPQVIFLDEPTAALDPQARRDLGAMLRDLKATGKTIVYTTHHLDEAQALCDRIAILAGGRVLALDNPRDLIARSGLGTRLVVPPGRLTPERAEQLDGVDRVEVEDGALLLHTTQSARVLAALGAEGGLDDVQTRPATLEDVYLQLMGAPQA; encoded by the coding sequence GTGAAAGGCGAACCCATGTCACCCACCGACGATCCCGCCATCGTGCTGGACGCCGTGACGAAGTCGTACGGGGCGGTGCGGGCGGTCGACGACATCTCCATCTCGATCGGCCGCGGCGAGTTCTTCGGCCTGCTGGGTCCCAACGGCGCCGGCAAGACCACGCTGATCGAGATGATCGAGGGACTGCGTACACCGGACACCGGCACCGTCACCGTCCTGGGCATGTCGCCCGCCCCCCGCAACCTCGCCCTGCTGCCGCTGATCGGGGTGCAGACCCAGCGCTCGGCGTTCTTCACCCGGTTGACCGCCCGCGAGCACCTGGTGACCGTCGCGGCGCTGTACGGCCTGCCTCCGGAGGCCGCCGACCGGACCCTGGAACTGGTCGGCCTCACCGGCTCCGGCGACGTGCGGGTCAGCAACGTCTCCGGCGGCCAGCGCCAGCGGCTGGCCATCGCGTCGGCGCTGGTGCACGACCCGCAGGTGATCTTCCTCGACGAGCCCACGGCCGCGCTGGACCCGCAGGCCCGGCGCGACCTCGGCGCGATGCTGCGTGACCTGAAGGCCACCGGCAAGACCATCGTGTACACCACCCACCACCTCGACGAGGCGCAGGCGCTCTGCGACCGGATCGCCATCCTCGCCGGCGGGCGGGTGCTGGCCCTGGACAATCCGCGGGACCTGATCGCCCGCTCGGGTCTGGGCACCCGGCTGGTCGTCCCGCCCGGCCGGCTCACACCGGAGCGGGCCGAACAGCTCGACGGTGTCGACCGGGTCGAGGTCGAGGACGGCGCCCTCTTGCTGCACACCACGCAGAGCGCCCGGGTGCTCGCCGCGCTCGGCGCCGAGGGCGGCCTGGACGACGTGCAGACCCGCCCCGCCACCCTGGAAGACGTCTACCTGCAACTGATGGGAGCGCCGCAGGCATGA
- a CDS encoding lantibiotic dehydratase C-terminal domain-containing protein gives MTAPPAPLPTEPAADPRGQWLALHIFYAANPQPLLVECVRPLVRDLTDRGLLAGHFFINYWLEGPHVRLRLRPRTPGDEPQVRARAEEAINGFLATRPALYAMGTGYLRELYDILFALEFPAGRPADLVDENGQMLLQPNNSFSYRPYEPEYGKYGGPAGIEVAEWHFRHSSEVVLDAIASMNLHLRPVLLGTAAQLMTVLAGTFLPDREALIGFLDTYHRFWHRAFAGTDLIGADEYARMYDGVAGELGRRVHQILALVQSGQPERLPGFLRGWAGHAAELREKVLALAASGTLAVRTWSTGDDRVLTDPAEALSSLLSPYLHMTNNRLHATIRDEAYLSYLLARVLREQPVPA, from the coding sequence ATGACCGCCCCACCCGCGCCCCTGCCCACCGAGCCGGCCGCCGACCCGCGCGGACAGTGGCTGGCCCTGCACATCTTCTACGCGGCCAACCCGCAGCCGCTGCTGGTCGAGTGCGTCCGCCCGCTGGTGCGCGACCTGACCGACCGGGGGCTGCTGGCCGGCCACTTCTTCATCAACTACTGGCTGGAGGGGCCGCACGTGCGGCTGCGGCTGCGGCCCCGCACCCCGGGCGACGAGCCGCAGGTGCGGGCGCGGGCGGAGGAGGCGATAAACGGGTTCCTGGCCACCCGTCCGGCGCTGTACGCGATGGGCACCGGCTACCTGCGGGAGCTGTACGACATCCTGTTCGCGCTGGAGTTCCCGGCCGGCCGCCCGGCGGACCTGGTCGACGAGAACGGGCAGATGCTGTTGCAGCCCAACAACTCCTTCAGCTACCGGCCCTACGAGCCGGAGTACGGCAAGTACGGCGGGCCGGCCGGCATCGAGGTGGCGGAGTGGCACTTCCGGCACTCCAGCGAGGTGGTGCTGGACGCCATCGCGTCGATGAACCTGCACCTGCGCCCGGTGCTGCTGGGCACCGCCGCGCAGCTCATGACGGTGCTGGCCGGGACGTTCCTGCCGGACCGGGAGGCGCTGATCGGGTTCCTCGACACCTACCACCGGTTCTGGCACCGGGCGTTCGCCGGGACCGACCTGATCGGCGCCGACGAGTACGCCCGGATGTACGACGGGGTGGCCGGCGAGCTGGGCCGCCGGGTGCACCAGATCCTCGCCCTCGTGCAGTCCGGCCAGCCCGAACGGCTGCCCGGGTTCCTGCGCGGCTGGGCCGGGCACGCGGCCGAACTCCGGGAGAAGGTGCTGGCGCTGGCCGCCTCCGGCACCCTGGCGGTGCGCACCTGGAGCACCGGCGACGACCGGGTGCTCACCGATCCGGCGGAGGCGCTCTCGTCGCTGCTGTCGCCGTACCTGCACATGACCAACAACCGGCTGCACGCCACCATCCGGGACGAGGCGTACCTGTCCTACCTGCTCGCGCGGGTCCTGCGCGAGCAGCCGGTGCCGGCGTGA
- a CDS encoding thiazolylpeptide-type bacteriocin, translating into MTPETDLTALAEEILELESETFAISDYADASEAILASCSSSGTTSTCSSTTSTTSCSA; encoded by the coding sequence ATGACGCCCGAGACCGACCTCACCGCCCTCGCCGAGGAAATCCTGGAGCTGGAGTCGGAGACCTTCGCGATCTCCGACTACGCCGACGCCTCCGAGGCCATCCTCGCGTCCTGCTCCTCGTCGGGCACCACCTCGACGTGCAGCAGCACCACCTCCACCACCAGCTGCTCGGCCTGA
- a CDS encoding lantibiotic dehydratase, protein MTPATLSTGAAEGAATTAGDRRSGPYLLARVAGLPLSTVEPLRCARACAWADGVLALHDRLASDGARLSDLLYELISANDDEAARRRLLTLRRQVFNTALPNSPEAALAAVEQVRPAALPAVRQWLELRRQLAREQDEGAAVFAADVARTRRRLWELADEPRLRGGIQFASPTLDEQLATIAVPDVVRPANKKIRRIERSLLSYLYRTACKTSPFSTFTGVAAGSFDEDAEGLAVTVGPDWQRHVRLNVVLVSRLADLISADPDRRGDLPVTLSPGWRRDDDRVRYVRQWVTAGDDSAAVSFDSIKDGLFFLRRSGVLDELTTLLQERGTMRCADLVDRLGARTGADRAESEAYLSTLLRLGMLRLVGLDTDVHTPDPLRALAGTLGRIERPWARQLAERLDGVAGLVEAYGDGDLGQRRQLRHRLREQLRAAMAALGEPDAALPQTLLYEDSRVAGAPTDLSAGDWNRLVGADLAAVERILPAFDQALPHRITFHGFFLARFGVGGRCDDLLRLVEDFHDDLYDQYSSYTAGRRPFAEDGTYTPEENWLGRPEMAAVDRARQAFAARLRSLVAADPDRTELVLPGDLFAEVGDLLGDDAPGLRPQGHFAQVAMREPEPLLVLNQSFGGLSFPFSRFTHCFDGDTPPLAERLREQATALTPPGAVFAELTGGAATTNLNLHARLTDYVIVCPGETSSVPAHRQLTLDDLYLVHDPDAGRVLLRSRSLDREVVVVYLGYLLPMALPRIPRTLLLLSPASMVRLDIWRGVPATPGPDGVTARPRLRAGNVVLSRRSWSARVADLPAAGDPAVDPAAFLEWRRWRVRHGMPEQVFATVYPADPGRVVANPKPQYVDFASPLSLQALCGALDGPQDRIVLREMLPAATELAAHGEGGDHVCELAVETFRTEPREAR, encoded by the coding sequence ATGACGCCGGCCACGCTGTCCACGGGGGCAGCCGAAGGCGCCGCCACCACCGCCGGCGACCGGCGGTCGGGGCCGTACCTGCTGGCCCGGGTCGCCGGCCTGCCGCTGTCCACCGTCGAGCCGCTGCGCTGCGCCCGGGCGTGCGCCTGGGCGGACGGCGTTCTGGCCCTGCACGACCGGCTGGCCAGCGACGGAGCCCGGCTCAGCGACCTGCTCTACGAGCTGATCAGCGCCAACGACGACGAGGCCGCGCGGCGCCGGCTGCTGACCCTGCGGCGGCAGGTCTTCAACACCGCGCTGCCCAACTCGCCCGAGGCGGCGCTGGCCGCGGTCGAGCAGGTCCGCCCGGCGGCGCTGCCGGCCGTACGGCAGTGGCTGGAACTGCGCCGGCAGCTCGCGCGGGAACAGGACGAGGGCGCCGCCGTGTTCGCCGCCGACGTCGCGCGCACCCGCCGGCGGCTGTGGGAACTGGCCGACGAACCGCGGCTGCGCGGCGGGATCCAGTTCGCCTCCCCGACGCTGGACGAGCAACTGGCCACCATCGCCGTACCGGACGTGGTCCGGCCGGCGAACAAGAAGATCCGTCGGATCGAGCGCTCGCTGCTGTCCTACCTCTACCGCACCGCCTGCAAGACCAGCCCGTTCAGCACCTTCACCGGGGTGGCGGCGGGCAGCTTCGACGAGGACGCCGAGGGGCTGGCGGTGACCGTCGGCCCGGACTGGCAGCGGCACGTCCGGCTCAACGTCGTGCTGGTCTCCCGGCTGGCCGACCTGATCAGCGCCGACCCGGACCGCCGCGGCGACCTGCCGGTCACGCTGAGCCCGGGCTGGCGCCGCGACGACGACCGGGTCCGGTACGTGCGCCAGTGGGTCACCGCCGGCGACGACAGCGCCGCGGTCAGCTTCGACTCCATCAAGGACGGACTGTTCTTCCTGCGCCGCAGCGGCGTGCTGGACGAGCTGACCACCCTGTTGCAGGAGCGCGGCACGATGCGCTGCGCCGACCTGGTGGACCGGCTGGGCGCGCGGACCGGCGCCGACCGGGCCGAGAGCGAGGCGTACCTGTCGACCCTGCTGCGGCTCGGGATGCTCCGGCTGGTCGGCCTGGACACCGACGTGCACACGCCGGACCCGCTGCGGGCGCTGGCCGGGACGCTGGGCCGGATCGAGCGGCCCTGGGCGCGGCAGCTCGCCGAGCGGCTCGACGGCGTCGCCGGGCTCGTCGAGGCGTACGGGGACGGGGACCTGGGGCAGCGCCGCCAGCTGCGGCACCGGCTGCGCGAGCAGCTGCGGGCGGCCATGGCGGCGCTGGGCGAACCGGACGCGGCCCTGCCGCAGACCCTGCTGTACGAGGACAGCCGCGTCGCCGGTGCCCCCACCGACCTGTCCGCCGGGGACTGGAACCGGCTGGTGGGCGCCGACCTCGCGGCGGTGGAGCGGATCCTGCCCGCCTTCGACCAGGCCCTGCCGCACCGGATCACGTTCCACGGCTTCTTCCTGGCCCGGTTCGGCGTCGGTGGCCGCTGCGACGACCTGCTGCGGCTGGTCGAGGACTTCCACGACGACCTGTACGACCAGTACTCCTCGTACACCGCGGGGCGCCGGCCGTTCGCCGAGGACGGGACGTACACCCCGGAGGAGAACTGGCTGGGCCGGCCCGAGATGGCCGCGGTGGACCGCGCCCGGCAGGCGTTCGCGGCCCGGCTGCGGTCGCTGGTGGCGGCCGACCCGGACCGGACCGAGCTGGTGCTGCCGGGCGACCTGTTCGCCGAGGTCGGCGACCTGCTCGGCGACGACGCGCCGGGACTGCGCCCGCAGGGACACTTCGCCCAGGTGGCGATGCGGGAGCCGGAGCCGCTGCTGGTGCTCAACCAGTCCTTCGGCGGGCTCTCGTTCCCGTTCAGCCGCTTCACGCACTGCTTCGACGGGGACACCCCGCCGCTGGCGGAGCGGCTGCGCGAGCAGGCAACCGCGCTCACCCCGCCCGGTGCGGTCTTCGCCGAGCTGACCGGCGGCGCCGCCACCACGAACCTGAACCTGCACGCGCGGCTGACCGATTACGTCATCGTCTGCCCCGGCGAGACCAGCAGCGTGCCGGCGCACCGGCAGCTCACCCTCGACGACCTCTACCTGGTGCACGACCCGGACGCCGGCCGGGTGCTGCTGCGCTCCCGGTCCCTGGACCGGGAGGTGGTGGTCGTGTACCTGGGCTACCTGCTGCCGATGGCGCTGCCGCGGATCCCGCGTACCCTCCTGCTGCTCTCGCCGGCCTCGATGGTCCGGCTGGACATCTGGCGCGGCGTGCCGGCGACCCCCGGGCCGGACGGGGTCACCGCCCGCCCGCGGCTGCGCGCCGGCAACGTCGTGCTCAGCCGCCGCAGCTGGTCGGCGCGGGTCGCCGACCTGCCGGCCGCCGGCGACCCCGCCGTGGACCCGGCGGCCTTCCTGGAGTGGCGCCGGTGGCGGGTCCGGCACGGCATGCCGGAGCAGGTCTTCGCCACCGTCTACCCGGCCGATCCCGGCCGGGTGGTGGCCAACCCCAAGCCGCAGTACGTCGACTTCGCCAGCCCGCTGTCCCTGCAGGCGCTCTGCGGCGCGCTCGACGGGCCGCAGGACCGGATCGTGCTGCGCGAGATGCTGCCCGCCGCGACCGAACTGGCCGCCCACGGCGAGGGCGGCGACCACGTCTGCGAGCTGGCCGTGGAGACCTTCCGCACCGAGCCCAGGGAGGCCCGATGA
- a CDS encoding ABC transporter permease: MSAYTALARATYKAAVRDATTLFFTFAFPLVFLVIFGLIFRNQEVADTGHGYIDFIAPGVLSWGLASAALFGVSFTLMQWRNDDLLRIIRLSPTSVWSVVGSRYAVALVIGVAQSLLFVGVAMLPVFGMRPDPKWPLSLPVMLLAVTAFLALGLIVGSRADTAEAVAAVANCIVVPMAFLSGSFYPLELMPGWLQGVSRALPLRYVNDGMAYAFTGQGTMNDYLLSCGALVAFGAVFAVIGVRTFRWSNHS, from the coding sequence ATGAGCGCATACACCGCGCTGGCCCGAGCCACCTACAAGGCCGCCGTCCGCGACGCCACCACCCTCTTCTTCACCTTCGCGTTCCCGCTGGTCTTCCTGGTCATCTTCGGGCTGATCTTCCGCAATCAGGAGGTGGCCGACACCGGGCACGGCTACATCGACTTCATCGCCCCCGGGGTGCTCTCCTGGGGTCTGGCCAGCGCCGCGCTGTTCGGGGTGTCCTTCACCCTGATGCAGTGGCGCAACGACGACCTGCTGCGCATCATCCGCCTCTCGCCCACCAGCGTCTGGTCGGTGGTCGGCTCCCGGTACGCGGTCGCGCTGGTCATCGGCGTCGCGCAGAGCCTGCTCTTCGTGGGCGTGGCCATGCTGCCGGTCTTCGGCATGCGTCCGGATCCGAAGTGGCCGCTGTCGCTGCCGGTGATGCTGCTGGCCGTGACGGCGTTCCTGGCGCTCGGCCTGATCGTGGGGTCCCGGGCGGACACCGCCGAGGCCGTGGCCGCGGTCGCCAACTGCATCGTGGTGCCGATGGCGTTCCTGTCCGGGTCGTTCTATCCGCTGGAGCTGATGCCCGGCTGGTTGCAGGGGGTCTCGCGGGCACTGCCGCTGCGCTACGTCAACGACGGCATGGCGTACGCCTTCACCGGCCAGGGGACGATGAACGACTATCTGCTCTCCTGCGGCGCCCTGGTCGCCTTCGGCGCCGTGTTCGCGGTGATCGGGGTGCGCACCTTCCGGTGGAGCAACCACTCGTGA
- a CDS encoding metalloprotease, with translation MSGSAGLLAKRPRLREDLVFSRPLRRGPVTVYVVKDRRTGKAFELAAKEQFLVRRMDGARSLADITQEYAAEFGRRLSDDHWVRLLWLLHERGLLSTGRAAAGPSGGTDPSGAGGPSGAGGPNGAATPGEAGDAGGPGGALGWWARRLGWVLRGPVFAGGCLLVAAVLAAVALRLGPLWSAARPAFTDPVSLLVLVLLAWLSAALHEFAHGLAAVHFGATVRRINLLTLTCRIEDYPYLPRRSQQVSIAAAGGLANGLVVLCCAAALAVVPSGRVHGLLAAYVVVGSVQTLVNFVPLPPLDGYKIVSHLLDLLDLSRESRRYLSTAPRRLLRRTGPRYPRPVAVRLGLFGLWWLAAVATIAAGVVAAGGVLLEARLGGFGYALSAAIVCLTIAGWLARPRRVGSAGRPPSRPSEQDGTPASTTNQDNQ, from the coding sequence GTGAGCGGGTCCGCCGGGCTGCTGGCCAAGCGCCCCCGGCTGCGTGAGGACCTGGTCTTCTCGCGGCCGCTGCGGCGCGGCCCGGTCACCGTCTACGTGGTCAAGGACCGCCGCACCGGCAAGGCGTTCGAACTGGCGGCCAAGGAACAGTTCCTGGTCCGGCGGATGGACGGCGCGCGGTCGCTGGCCGACATCACCCAGGAGTACGCCGCCGAGTTCGGCCGCCGGCTCAGCGACGACCACTGGGTGCGGCTGCTCTGGCTGCTGCACGAGCGCGGCCTGCTGAGCACCGGACGGGCCGCCGCCGGCCCGTCCGGCGGCACCGATCCGTCCGGCGCCGGCGGCCCGTCCGGCGCCGGCGGCCCGAACGGCGCTGCCACCCCGGGCGAGGCGGGGGACGCCGGCGGCCCGGGCGGCGCGCTGGGCTGGTGGGCGCGTCGGCTCGGCTGGGTCCTGCGCGGGCCGGTCTTCGCCGGCGGGTGCCTGCTGGTCGCCGCCGTGCTGGCCGCCGTCGCGCTGCGGCTCGGCCCGCTCTGGTCGGCGGCGCGGCCGGCCTTCACCGACCCGGTGAGCCTGCTCGTGCTGGTGCTGCTGGCCTGGCTGAGCGCCGCGCTGCACGAGTTCGCGCACGGGCTGGCGGCGGTGCACTTCGGCGCCACCGTGCGGCGGATCAACCTGCTCACCCTCACCTGCCGGATCGAGGACTACCCGTACCTGCCGCGCCGCTCGCAGCAGGTGAGCATCGCCGCGGCCGGCGGGCTGGCCAACGGGCTGGTCGTGCTCTGCTGCGCGGCGGCGCTGGCGGTGGTGCCGTCCGGCCGGGTGCACGGCCTGCTCGCCGCGTACGTCGTGGTCGGCAGCGTGCAGACGCTTGTCAACTTCGTCCCGCTGCCGCCGCTGGACGGCTACAAGATCGTCAGTCACCTGCTGGACCTGCTGGACCTGTCCCGGGAGAGCCGCCGGTACCTGTCCACGGCGCCGCGCCGGCTGCTGCGGCGGACCGGCCCGCGCTACCCGCGCCCGGTCGCCGTCCGGCTCGGGCTCTTCGGCCTGTGGTGGCTGGCCGCGGTCGCCACCATCGCCGCCGGGGTCGTCGCCGCCGGGGGAGTGCTGCTGGAGGCCAGGCTCGGCGGGTTCGGCTACGCGCTCTCGGCCGCTATCGTCTGCCTGACGATCGCCGGCTGGTTGGCTCGACCCCGGCGGGTAGGCTCCGCCGGTCGGCCGCCGTCCCGACCCTCCGAACAGGACGGTACGCCGGCCAGCACCACGAACCAGGACAACCAGTGA
- a CDS encoding TOMM precursor leader peptide-binding protein, which produces MSAAAATASGPVARPAPLAVAADRLAGHLRERWSRRPVGAVPRVVTLGAADVLGAAQPDRASATVHLSAAAVLIGPTGGTGPDPACGHCLAIRWQRLRGRSERDALEVGAGPVAVGPWPVLPDYHLDAVWELYRALSAGPPPAAPPGWDRHSAGLARVTRLDWRTLRVRTHPVLAEPRCPSCSRGRPDRPPAGTGLRRPAPKPHPDGYRLRAPDSYPMPEAALVNPVCGVLGAGTQLTITSPTTAPVTGSVFVRGYGGLLDVSWSGQSTGYGSSRALAYLEGLERYAGTHRRRNVEPLVAPYREVRDRALDPQSCGSYPDEVYRSDPILRRFDPDRPIPWVWGHNLHTDRPVLVARRLCFYSSPAADDTFLLSSSSGCATGSCLAEAALFGLLELIERDAFLLAWYGNLALPRIDLAAGPPAVRAMADRAELQGYRLLAFDNRIDLDVPVVTSLAVRHDGGPGMLSFAAAAHLDPQQAVAGALAEALTYIPHQPGTVRRRGPELERMAGDYSLVRRLPDHSALFGLPRMAVHARTYLDVEEARPVERVFAGYRPARTGNLVDDLDAVLSALRARGFEAVLVDQTTPEQEAVGLRSVCTIVPGLVPIDFGWTRQRALHMSRLRTAPRAAGLVDRDLAEADLRLVPHPFP; this is translated from the coding sequence GTGAGCGCCGCCGCGGCGACCGCGAGCGGGCCGGTGGCCCGCCCCGCCCCGCTCGCCGTCGCCGCGGACCGGCTGGCCGGGCACCTGCGCGAGCGCTGGTCCCGGCGGCCGGTGGGCGCCGTACCCCGGGTGGTGACCCTCGGCGCCGCGGACGTGCTCGGCGCGGCCCAGCCGGACCGGGCATCCGCCACCGTGCACCTGAGCGCGGCGGCCGTGCTGATCGGCCCCACCGGCGGCACCGGCCCGGACCCGGCCTGCGGGCACTGCCTGGCGATCCGCTGGCAGCGGCTGCGGGGCCGCAGCGAACGCGACGCGCTGGAGGTCGGCGCCGGGCCGGTCGCGGTGGGACCGTGGCCGGTGCTGCCCGACTACCACCTGGACGCCGTCTGGGAGCTGTACCGCGCGCTGTCCGCCGGCCCGCCGCCGGCGGCGCCGCCCGGGTGGGACCGGCACAGCGCCGGGCTGGCCCGGGTCACCCGGTTGGACTGGCGCACGCTGCGGGTCCGGACCCATCCGGTGCTGGCCGAGCCGCGCTGCCCGAGCTGTTCCCGCGGGCGGCCCGACCGGCCGCCGGCCGGCACCGGGCTGCGGCGGCCGGCCCCGAAGCCGCACCCCGACGGGTACCGGCTGCGCGCCCCGGACAGCTACCCGATGCCCGAGGCCGCGCTGGTCAACCCCGTCTGCGGGGTGCTGGGCGCCGGCACCCAGCTCACCATCACCTCACCCACCACCGCCCCGGTCACCGGCAGCGTCTTCGTCCGCGGCTACGGCGGGCTGCTCGACGTCTCCTGGAGCGGCCAGTCGACCGGGTACGGCAGCAGCCGGGCGCTGGCCTACCTGGAGGGCCTGGAGCGGTACGCCGGCACGCACCGCCGGCGCAACGTCGAGCCGCTGGTCGCGCCGTACCGGGAGGTCCGGGACCGGGCGCTCGACCCGCAGTCCTGCGGCAGCTATCCGGACGAGGTCTACCGGAGCGACCCGATCCTGCGCCGGTTCGACCCGGACCGGCCGATCCCGTGGGTGTGGGGCCACAACCTGCACACCGACCGGCCGGTGCTGGTCGCGCGCCGGCTGTGCTTCTACAGCTCGCCGGCCGCCGACGACACGTTCCTGCTCTCCTCCTCCAGCGGCTGCGCCACCGGCAGCTGCCTGGCCGAGGCCGCCCTGTTCGGCCTGCTGGAGCTGATCGAACGGGACGCGTTCCTGCTGGCCTGGTACGGCAACCTGGCGCTGCCGCGGATCGACCTGGCCGCCGGCCCGCCGGCCGTGCGGGCGATGGCCGACCGCGCCGAGTTGCAGGGCTACCGCCTGCTCGCCTTCGACAACCGGATCGACCTGGACGTCCCGGTGGTCACCAGCCTCGCCGTCCGGCACGACGGCGGGCCGGGCATGCTCTCCTTCGCCGCGGCGGCCCACCTCGACCCGCAGCAGGCGGTCGCCGGTGCGCTCGCCGAGGCGCTCACCTACATCCCGCACCAGCCCGGCACGGTACGCCGGCGCGGGCCGGAACTGGAGCGGATGGCGGGCGACTACTCGCTGGTGCGCCGGCTGCCGGACCACTCGGCGCTGTTCGGCCTGCCCCGGATGGCGGTACACGCCCGGACCTATCTGGACGTCGAGGAGGCCCGACCGGTCGAGCGGGTGTTCGCCGGGTACCGTCCGGCGCGTACCGGGAACCTGGTGGACGACCTGGACGCGGTGCTGTCGGCGCTGCGTGCCCGGGGGTTCGAGGCCGTGCTGGTCGACCAGACCACGCCGGAGCAGGAGGCCGTCGGGCTGCGGTCGGTCTGCACGATCGTGCCGGGCCTGGTGCCGATCGACTTCGGCTGGACCCGGCAGCGGGCGCTGCACATGTCCCGGCTGCGTACCGCGCCCCGGGCGGCCGGCCTGGTCGACCGCGACCTCGCCGAGGCCGACCTGCGGCTGGTGCCGCACCCGTTCCCCTGA
- a CDS encoding amidohydrolase, whose protein sequence is MAPPVPQAGVRTAATAVDPALLRRAERLYRELHAHPELSGAERDTADRFAAALEAAGCAVTTGVGGYGVVGVLANGPGPTVLLRAELDALPVAEATGLPYASTATGVDADGRTVPVMHACGHDLHLAAVAGAVARLAAARSAWRGTVLALGQPAEETLRGAAAVLGDGLYDRFGRPDLVLAQHAAPLPAGMVAHGAGPMTAGSVTLEVTVAGRGGHAAMPHLCVDPVVIAANIVVQAQAIVSRQVSPAEQVALTVGTLRAGGHPGVIAEQAVLGVTIRSLSDVTLDRILGAMMRTIHACCEAAGSPREPEIRVVSRAPAYRADPATTAAVRAAHERAFGPERIAWWPSSLASEDFPLLVADGIPSSYWMLGVVGPRQWRAAPGTGAAEKLGHLPTNHSPAFAPDVALALPAGVEALVAAARTRLAREAA, encoded by the coding sequence ATGGCACCGCCGGTACCGCAGGCCGGAGTCCGCACCGCCGCCACGGCGGTCGATCCGGCCCTCCTGCGCCGCGCCGAGCGTCTCTACCGGGAGCTGCACGCGCACCCCGAGCTGTCCGGCGCGGAGCGGGACACCGCCGACCGGTTCGCCGCCGCGCTGGAGGCGGCCGGCTGCGCGGTGACCACCGGCGTCGGCGGGTACGGCGTGGTCGGTGTCCTGGCCAACGGACCCGGCCCGACGGTGCTGCTGCGCGCCGAACTGGACGCGCTGCCGGTGGCCGAGGCCACCGGGCTGCCGTACGCCAGCACCGCCACCGGGGTCGACGCCGACGGCCGGACCGTACCGGTGATGCACGCCTGCGGGCACGATCTGCACCTGGCCGCGGTGGCCGGGGCCGTCGCCCGGCTCGCCGCCGCCCGGTCCGCCTGGCGGGGCACGGTGCTGGCGCTCGGGCAGCCGGCCGAGGAGACGCTGCGCGGCGCCGCGGCCGTGCTCGGCGACGGCCTGTACGACAGGTTCGGGCGGCCCGATCTGGTCCTCGCCCAGCACGCGGCGCCGCTGCCGGCCGGGATGGTCGCGCACGGGGCCGGGCCGATGACCGCCGGCAGCGTCACGCTGGAGGTCACCGTCGCCGGGCGGGGCGGCCACGCGGCCATGCCGCACCTGTGCGTGGACCCGGTGGTGATCGCCGCGAACATCGTCGTGCAGGCGCAGGCGATCGTGTCCCGGCAGGTCAGTCCCGCCGAGCAGGTGGCGCTCACGGTCGGCACGCTGCGCGCCGGCGGGCACCCGGGGGTGATCGCCGAGCAGGCCGTCCTCGGCGTGACGATCCGGTCGCTGTCGGATGTCACCCTGGACCGGATACTGGGCGCCATGATGCGGACGATCCACGCCTGCTGCGAGGCCGCCGGCAGTCCCCGGGAGCCGGAGATCCGGGTGGTGTCGCGGGCTCCGGCATACCGGGCGGACCCGGCCACCACCGCGGCCGTGCGGGCCGCGCACGAGCGGGCCTTCGGCCCCGAACGGATCGCCTGGTGGCCGTCGTCCCTGGCGTCCGAGGACTTCCCGCTGCTGGTCGCCGACGGCATCCCGAGCAGCTACTGGATGCTCGGCGTGGTCGGGCCGCGGCAGTGGCGGGCGGCGCCGGGCACCGGCGCGGCGGAGAAGCTCGGCCACCTGCCCACGAACCACAGCCCGGCCTTCGCTCCGGACGTCGCGCTGGCGCTGCCGGCCGGCGTCGAGGCGCTGGTCGCCGCGGCCCGCACCCGGCTCGCGCGGGAAGCCGCATGA